A portion of the Fervidobacterium gondwanense DSM 13020 genome contains these proteins:
- the cmr1 gene encoding type III-B CRISPR module RAMP protein Cmr1, translating to MIYRKVVCKAVTPIISKGPNKEGKTYDFGLTGQSIKGVLHYWFRAVAPRVINIYELSFPKDTTGMDPEAKKKLEKQIEELRKRFENEKYKGLKFLEEQIFGSQNKRAPFGMWVEFEERDLEPIINIVEYYDNRSKRTRTDYSLAYSVYGTVKIPDDKVERSAKWLRAGSKFEIYITAESQEVFDVIFALLKLTSLVGGFGAKTTKGFGQFEIVDVFDENDKALGIKFEKVLDPNEPLQEKIDKVLKEVRIQTVKLLDAKNVSKFLGFEKSVKDEQNITLLEFPNFTNNAYIVFDKEEVKPDRDPLNLIRNLYRASQDPEKLGWYRALKRRLRYYQEVVQNRENKNVSPENNFISKDSVEEIIKGLNGKDSVDVEVRSAFLGLPIQYSRLKVKGSVDKVTFYSIVKLSDKTENGRKTSPLRIIFVKTGQEYAAYCLILKSHLSDEFVEQADSTIRYTLKSDNSKVNGHININWNNVESLLKKNLKNERGDVNGK from the coding sequence ATGATATATCGCAAAGTTGTATGTAAGGCAGTAACTCCTATTATCTCAAAAGGTCCGAACAAAGAAGGAAAAACGTACGATTTTGGTTTGACAGGACAGTCGATAAAGGGTGTTCTGCACTATTGGTTTAGGGCAGTTGCTCCGAGGGTTATAAATATCTACGAGCTTAGCTTTCCAAAAGATACAACAGGAATGGACCCAGAAGCTAAGAAGAAGTTAGAAAAGCAGATAGAAGAACTGCGCAAGAGATTTGAAAACGAAAAATACAAAGGATTGAAATTTCTTGAGGAACAAATATTTGGAAGCCAGAACAAAAGAGCTCCTTTCGGAATGTGGGTTGAGTTTGAAGAAAGAGATTTAGAACCAATCATAAACATTGTAGAGTATTACGACAATAGAAGTAAAAGGACGAGAACTGATTATAGCCTTGCATACAGTGTATACGGGACCGTAAAAATTCCTGATGATAAAGTTGAGCGTTCTGCAAAATGGCTTAGAGCTGGTAGCAAGTTTGAAATTTATATCACCGCAGAAAGTCAGGAAGTATTTGATGTAATCTTCGCACTGTTGAAATTGACAAGTTTGGTCGGTGGCTTTGGAGCCAAGACAACAAAAGGATTTGGGCAATTTGAGATAGTCGATGTTTTTGATGAAAACGATAAAGCGTTGGGTATAAAGTTTGAAAAGGTCTTAGATCCTAATGAACCCCTCCAAGAAAAAATTGATAAAGTACTTAAAGAAGTGAGAATTCAAACTGTCAAACTTCTGGATGCAAAAAATGTTTCTAAGTTCTTAGGTTTCGAAAAATCGGTTAAAGATGAGCAAAATATTACTCTTTTGGAATTTCCTAACTTCACCAACAATGCTTATATAGTTTTTGATAAAGAAGAAGTCAAACCAGATAGAGACCCACTTAATCTTATAAGAAACCTTTACCGTGCTTCGCAGGATCCAGAAAAACTCGGCTGGTACAGGGCATTGAAAAGAAGATTGAGGTACTATCAGGAAGTTGTACAAAACCGCGAGAACAAGAACGTATCACCAGAAAACAATTTTATATCAAAAGATTCAGTTGAGGAAATTATAAAAGGGCTTAACGGTAAAGACTCAGTTGATGTTGAAGTAAGGTCCGCATTTCTTGGTTTGCCAATTCAATATAGTAGGCTGAAAGTCAAGGGTTCTGTTGATAAAGTCACGTTTTATTCAATTGTCAAACTCAGCGACAAAACGGAAAATGGCAGAAAGACATCCCCGCTAAGGATAATATTTGTTAAAACAGGGCAAGAATATGCTGCTTACTGTTTGATTCTGAAAAGCCATCTATCAGATGAGTTCGTAGAACAAGCTGACAGTACGATAAGATACACTTTAAAATCGGACAATTCGAAAGTCAACGGACATATAAATATTAACTGGAACAATGTTGAAAGCTTACTTAAGAAAAACTTAAAAAACGAGAGAGGTGATGTGAATGGAAAATAA